The following are from one region of the Halorussus rarus genome:
- a CDS encoding alpha-hydroxy-acid oxidizing protein, with protein MDEPSEPFGPNRQREVYASGMLADQRPDLPTDPDDLREEAMDALSEEAYAYVVGSAGGEDTADRNREAFRRWRIVPRMLRDVAERDLSVELLGQELPVPVALAPVGVQSIIHEGGELASARAAADVGVPFVSSSAASATMEDVAAELGDATGWFQLYPSKDPDVTASFVERAEDAGYEAIVITLDTPTMGWRERDVANAYLPFLDGEGVANYLSDPAFRETLSAPPEEDERAALWQFIEQFGDLSMDWETVDAVVEQTDLPVVLKGILHPEDAREAVRRGVDGVVVSNHGGRQVDGAISAIEALPDVVEAVEDERALDDDDDFAVLFDSGIRRGADAVKALALGADAVLLGRPYVYGLAIDGEAGVREVVRNFLADLDLTLALSGRDSVAELDESVLADGGRT; from the coding sequence ATGGACGAGCCTTCCGAGCCCTTCGGCCCGAATCGCCAGCGCGAGGTGTACGCCAGCGGGATGCTCGCCGACCAGCGCCCCGACCTCCCCACCGACCCCGACGACCTCCGCGAGGAGGCCATGGACGCCCTCTCGGAGGAGGCCTACGCCTACGTCGTCGGGAGCGCGGGCGGCGAGGACACCGCCGACCGGAACCGCGAGGCGTTCCGGCGGTGGCGCATCGTCCCGCGGATGCTGCGGGACGTTGCCGAGCGCGACCTCTCGGTCGAACTGCTGGGGCAGGAGCTGCCGGTGCCGGTGGCCCTCGCGCCGGTCGGCGTCCAGTCAATCATCCACGAGGGCGGCGAGCTGGCCAGCGCGCGGGCCGCCGCGGACGTCGGCGTCCCGTTCGTCTCCAGTTCGGCGGCGTCGGCCACGATGGAGGACGTCGCGGCCGAACTCGGCGACGCGACCGGGTGGTTCCAGCTCTACCCGAGCAAGGACCCCGACGTGACCGCCAGCTTCGTCGAGCGCGCCGAGGACGCGGGCTACGAGGCCATCGTCATCACGCTCGACACGCCGACGATGGGGTGGCGCGAGCGCGACGTGGCCAACGCCTACCTGCCGTTCCTCGACGGCGAGGGCGTGGCGAACTACCTCTCGGACCCGGCGTTCCGCGAAACGCTTTCCGCGCCGCCCGAGGAGGACGAGCGGGCTGCCCTCTGGCAGTTCATCGAGCAGTTCGGCGACCTCTCGATGGACTGGGAGACGGTCGACGCGGTCGTCGAGCAGACGGACCTGCCCGTGGTCCTGAAGGGCATCCTGCACCCGGAGGACGCCCGCGAGGCGGTGCGGCGCGGGGTCGACGGCGTCGTCGTCTCGAACCACGGCGGCCGGCAGGTCGACGGCGCAATCTCCGCCATCGAGGCACTCCCGGACGTTGTGGAGGCCGTCGAAGACGAGCGCGCGCTGGACGACGACGATGACTTCGCGGTCCTGTTCGACAGCGGGATTCGCCGGGGGGCGGACGCCGTCAAGGCCCTCGCGCTCGGCGCGGACGCCGTGCTACTCGGACGCCCTTACGTGTATGGGCTGGCCATCGACGGCGAGGCCGGCGTCCGGGAGGTCGTCCGGAACTTCTTGGCGGACCTCGACCTGACGCTGGCGCTGTCGGGCCGGGACTCGGTCGCGGAACTGGACGAGTCGGTGCTGGCCGACGGGGGCCGGACGTAA
- a CDS encoding ABC transporter substrate-binding protein has translation MKATVAGVAGMTGLSASAGARQGGPIPMGSILPITGSLSAYGSGMQEAVNLAVQDVNDAGGPLDRQINMTNTDSQTQPSRAIQRYNSLVNEQNIIGFVGAASSGVSVPLAQNVAADRVMQVSHASTTPSLAEIGYNQDESVKYFGRTAPNDAQQGILMGRILNKSDYIGADRVAFLYVNNPYGEGLAEKARAAFDGETVGMVGYDQRTTDYTSTLDSVFRNDPDAVGFVGYPGNGRTILQQWQRGGYGGEWVSSEGINSPEFWRELSDITDGFYVTSPDPEGTRGGQQFEERIGQQNTLFAPHAYDAVVLQALAIQRAGEATGTAIAENIRAVSRPAEGASPTTTTAATTPDGGDGGGQQGDVVTVGEFQRAKELLANGRDVNYQGASSPVDLNESLEPLNQYTIMQVRQGETEVLETVPRSFFEGKL, from the coding sequence GTGAAAGCGACGGTTGCGGGGGTGGCCGGGATGACCGGGCTGTCGGCGTCGGCGGGCGCACGGCAGGGCGGCCCCATCCCGATGGGGTCGATCCTCCCCATCACCGGGAGTCTGAGTGCGTACGGGAGCGGAATGCAAGAAGCGGTGAACCTCGCGGTACAGGACGTCAACGACGCGGGCGGGCCGCTGGACCGCCAGATCAACATGACCAACACCGATAGTCAGACTCAGCCATCGCGCGCCATCCAGCGGTACAACTCGCTGGTCAACGAGCAGAACATCATCGGGTTCGTCGGCGCCGCCTCCAGCGGCGTCTCGGTCCCGCTCGCCCAGAACGTCGCCGCCGACCGGGTCATGCAGGTCAGCCACGCCAGCACCACGCCGTCGCTCGCCGAGATCGGTTACAACCAGGACGAGTCGGTCAAGTACTTCGGGCGGACCGCGCCCAACGACGCCCAGCAGGGCATCCTGATGGGGCGGATCCTGAACAAGTCCGACTACATCGGCGCGGACAGGGTCGCGTTCCTCTACGTCAACAACCCCTACGGCGAGGGGCTGGCAGAGAAGGCGAGGGCCGCCTTCGACGGCGAGACGGTCGGGATGGTCGGCTACGACCAGCGGACCACCGACTACACCTCGACGCTGGATTCGGTGTTCCGGAACGACCCGGACGCGGTCGGCTTCGTGGGCTACCCCGGTAACGGTCGGACCATCCTCCAGCAGTGGCAGCGCGGCGGCTACGGGGGCGAGTGGGTCTCTTCGGAGGGCATCAACAGCCCCGAGTTCTGGCGGGAGCTCTCGGACATCACCGACGGGTTCTACGTCACCTCGCCCGACCCCGAGGGGACCCGGGGCGGACAGCAGTTCGAGGAGCGGATCGGGCAGCAGAACACACTGTTCGCGCCCCACGCCTACGACGCCGTAGTGCTCCAGGCACTGGCCATCCAGCGCGCCGGCGAGGCCACCGGCACTGCCATCGCGGAGAACATCCGCGCGGTGTCGCGACCCGCGGAGGGAGCGAGTCCGACGACAACCACTGCCGCGACCACCCCCGACGGAGGCGACGGTGGCGGCCAGCAGGGCGACGTCGTCACGGTCGGCGAGTTCCAGAGAGCCAAAGAGCTGCTCGCGAACGGCCGGGACGTCAACTACCAGGGCGCGTCGAGCCCCGTCGACCTCAACGAATCGCTCGAACCGCTCAATCAGTACACCATCATGCAGGTCCGGCAGGGGGAGACGGAGGTGCTCGAGACGGTGCCCCGGTCGTTCTTCGAGGGGAAGCTCTGA
- a CDS encoding NAD(P)/FAD-dependent oxidoreductase gives MSTGPTLPGRSDVVVVGGGIVGTSAAYFLATETDRDVTLVEKGAIASGSTGDSSAILRHHYGPQEQYSRMAWWSHQFYRRFEAETGEVIAHEDNPLVRFGVEGEPSGDYAEAGYDVLSSLDVPVSRYDREEAEEQYPMLGFDEYDFAVSDDAASYSDGTDAANGFARAAAREGATVVTGVEVEEIAAADGAVAGVETSDGRVDCDDAVLAAGPWTPRLAETVGVEVPVTVTREQVVVLDPPEEYAETYPDLTPTTALPGGEWYVRPDFGGGILVATHHTGDEVDPDTYDRKPDEETLLDLVGALDEVLPGLGDAEIAGRYCGVYSTTPDHDFVVDQVGPEGCYLACGFSGHGFKHGPAVGKMLTDLLTRGDTDMADAAFFSLDRFDDDPAGHGLPEDLA, from the coding sequence ATGAGCACCGGCCCAACCCTCCCCGGACGGTCCGACGTGGTCGTGGTCGGCGGCGGCATCGTCGGCACGAGCGCCGCGTACTTCCTCGCGACCGAAACCGACCGCGACGTGACCCTCGTCGAGAAGGGGGCAATCGCATCGGGGTCGACCGGCGACTCGTCGGCCATCCTCCGGCACCACTACGGTCCCCAGGAACAGTACTCGCGGATGGCGTGGTGGAGCCACCAGTTCTACCGGCGGTTCGAGGCCGAGACCGGCGAGGTGATCGCGCACGAGGACAACCCCCTCGTCAGGTTCGGTGTCGAAGGCGAACCGAGCGGCGACTACGCCGAGGCGGGCTACGACGTGCTCTCGTCACTCGACGTGCCCGTCAGCCGCTACGACCGCGAGGAGGCCGAGGAGCAGTATCCGATGCTGGGGTTCGACGAGTACGACTTCGCGGTCAGCGACGACGCCGCGAGCTACTCCGACGGCACCGACGCCGCGAACGGTTTCGCGCGAGCGGCGGCCCGCGAGGGTGCGACAGTCGTGACCGGCGTCGAAGTCGAGGAGATCGCCGCGGCCGACGGGGCAGTCGCCGGTGTCGAGACGAGCGACGGGCGCGTCGACTGTGACGACGCCGTACTGGCGGCCGGTCCGTGGACGCCCCGACTCGCCGAGACGGTCGGCGTCGAGGTGCCGGTGACCGTCACCCGCGAGCAGGTCGTCGTCCTCGACCCGCCCGAGGAGTACGCCGAGACGTATCCCGACCTCACGCCGACGACCGCGCTGCCCGGCGGCGAGTGGTACGTCCGGCCGGACTTCGGCGGCGGGATTCTGGTCGCGACCCACCACACCGGCGACGAGGTCGACCCGGACACGTACGACCGGAAACCCGACGAGGAGACGCTGCTCGACCTCGTCGGCGCGCTTGACGAAGTCCTGCCGGGGCTGGGAGACGCCGAGATCGCCGGTCGGTATTGCGGCGTCTACTCGACGACGCCGGACCACGACTTCGTCGTCGACCAGGTTGGCCCCGAGGGCTGTTATCTGGCTTGCGGGTTCTCCGGCCACGGGTTCAAACACGGTCCGGCGGTCGGCAAGATGCTGACCGACCTCCTGACCCGAGGCGACACCGACATGGCGGACGCGGCGTTCTTCTCGCTCGACCGGTTCGACGACGACCCGGCGGGACACGGCCTGCCGGAGGACCTTGCCTGA